The following proteins are encoded in a genomic region of Oncorhynchus masou masou isolate Uvic2021 chromosome 32, UVic_Omas_1.1, whole genome shotgun sequence:
- the LOC135527054 gene encoding PDZ domain-containing protein 11-like isoform X2: protein MDQKIPYDDYQLPVVFLPSYESPPAWIAPQERIHHPDYNNELTQFLPRTIVLKKPPGAQVVPGSDAHRAGLQEGDQVQSVNEADFQDIEHSRAVEILKTAREILTRLHFFPYNYQRQKERTVH, encoded by the exons ATGGACCAAAAGATCCCATATGATGACTACCAACTCCCTGTGGTCTTTTTACCTTCTTATGAGAGTCCCCCAGCATGGATAGCCCCTCAGGAG CGGATCCACCATCCTGACTACAACAATGAGCTGACCCAGTTCCTGCCACGCACCATTGTGTTGAAGAAACCTCCAGGGGCAC AGGTGGTCCCAGGTTCGGACGCCCACAGGGCAGGGCTCCAGGAGGGAGATCAGGTGCAGTCTGTCAATGAGGCAGACTTCCAGGACATAGAGCACTCCAGG GCTGTAGAGATTCTGAAGACTGCCAGGGAGATTCTGACGAGGTTGCACTTCTTTCCCTACA actaccagagacagaaggagaggactgTGCACTAG
- the LOC135527054 gene encoding PDZ domain-containing protein 11-like isoform X1: MDQKIPYDDYQLPVVFLPSYESPPAWIAPQERIHHPDYNNELTQFLPRTIVLKKPPGAQLGFNIRGGKASQLGIFISKVVPGSDAHRAGLQEGDQVQSVNEADFQDIEHSRAVEILKTAREILTRLHFFPYNYQRQKERTVH, encoded by the exons ATGGACCAAAAGATCCCATATGATGACTACCAACTCCCTGTGGTCTTTTTACCTTCTTATGAGAGTCCCCCAGCATGGATAGCCCCTCAGGAG CGGATCCACCATCCTGACTACAACAATGAGCTGACCCAGTTCCTGCCACGCACCATTGTGTTGAAGAAACCTCCAGGGGCACAGCTAGGCTTCAACATCCGTGGGGGAAAGGCCTCCCAGCTGGGCATCTTCATCTccaag GTGGTCCCAGGTTCGGACGCCCACAGGGCAGGGCTCCAGGAGGGAGATCAGGTGCAGTCTGTCAATGAGGCAGACTTCCAGGACATAGAGCACTCCAGG GCTGTAGAGATTCTGAAGACTGCCAGGGAGATTCTGACGAGGTTGCACTTCTTTCCCTACA actaccagagacagaaggagaggactgTGCACTAG